In Gymnogyps californianus isolate 813 chromosome 1, ASM1813914v2, whole genome shotgun sequence, the following are encoded in one genomic region:
- the CAV2 gene encoding caveolin-2, which translates to MGLETEKADTRIFMDDDNFPRSGGPALPEAEKCAGDELDRDPHGLNAHLQLGFEDVIAEPELTHSFDKVWICSHALFELSKYLIYKLLTLVLAIPLALVVGIVFAVLSCLHIWIVVPFVKTCLMVLPSVQTIWKSLTDVFVVPFFQSLGRCFAMVNIRLDQE; encoded by the exons ATGGGGCTGGAGACGGAGAAGGCGGACACCCGCATCTTCATGGACGACGACAACTTCCCGCGGAGCGGCGGCCCCGCGCTGCCGGAGGCGGAGAAGTGCGCGGGGGACGAGCTGGACCGCGACCCCCACGGGCTGAACGCCCACCTCCAG CTGGGGTTCGAGGATGTGATCGCGGAGCCCGAGCTAACCCACTCCTTCGACAAAGTCTGGATCTGCAGCCACGCTCTCTTCGAGCTCAGCAAGTACCTGATCTACAAGCTCCTGACTCTGGTCCTTGCCATACCGCTGGCCCTGGTCGTGGGGATCGTCTTCGCGGTGCTCAGCTGTCTGCACATCTG GATTGTGGTGCCTTTCGTGAAAACCTGTCTCATGGTCTTGCCTTCAGTGCAAACTATATGGAAGAGCCTGACAGATGTTTTCGTTGTACCGTTCTTTCAGAGCCTAGGCCGATGCTTTGCCATGGTTAATATACGCCTGGACCAAGAGTAA
- the LOC127021015 gene encoding LOW QUALITY PROTEIN: uncharacterized protein LOC127021015 (The sequence of the model RefSeq protein was modified relative to this genomic sequence to represent the inferred CDS: substituted 1 base at 1 genomic stop codon), which translates to MEEREQESHDQTDFDSILHSERGLTSVAQLATKQELSPLYPTKELESTRKIFCPENEEMVMRPLIKTETSTNDGQGGGALQITMRTMLYSAAKMSKIQEKYTRLTHETETEYVWRVSLTGGDCVLLSEDKAQGYWRPGVFLTTDDLREPWSLTQRVAYRAGGLDPLEMGDPVCIETPSVNHLTESLQRAASLQLMRDRHLVPQERSPMLLIANPDRTTPLIXGLPDSLKLYAVQLQDCLQDALAPQGGRRTPGGGPITWGEIAQELINYGRRMGVAGGTVKSKTAVRRAEQWANRPPLRASGEKRNLLWAEGIDKEIPWDVMDGMPTMALEKLI; encoded by the coding sequence ATGGAGGAAAGGGAACAAGAATCTCATGATCAGACAGATTTTGATTCTATTCTGCATAGCGAAAGGGGACTTACAAGCGTGGCACAGTTGGCCACAAAACAAGAACTAAGCCCCTTGTACCCTACTAAGGAATTGGAAAGTACCCGAAAAATATTCTGCCCCGAAAATGAGGAGATGGTGATGAGACCACTGATTAAGACTGAAACCTCCACCAATGATGGCCAAGGTGGGGGAGCTCTGCAAATTACTATGCGAACGATGCTGTACTCGGCGGCCAAAATGtcaaaaattcaggaaaaatacaCCAGGCTAACTCatgaaactgaaactgagtatgtTTGGAGGGTGTCATTGACTGGTGGCGATTGTGTTTTGTTGTCAGAGGACAAGGCCCAGGGATACTGGAGGCCAGGGGTTTTTCTAACTACCGATGACCTGAGAGAGCCGTGGTCGCTAACTCAACGAGTTGCCTATCGGGCGGGGGGTTTGGACCCCTTGGAAATGGGGGATCCAGTGTGTATCGAGACCCCATCTGTAAATCATTTGACGGAAAGTTTGCAGAGGGCTGCTTCTCTCCAGTTAATGCGTGATCGGCACTTGGTCCCTCAAGAACGTTCCCCAATGCTGTTAATTGCTAACCCTGATAGAACAACTCCCCTGATTTGAGGCTTGCCTGATTCTTTAAAACTATATGCAGTACAACTACAAGATTGTTTGCAGGACGCATTAGCCCCACAAGGAGGGAGACGGACCCCGGGAGGGGGACCCATAACCTGGGGAGAGATAGCCCAGGAGTTAATAAATTATGGTAGAAGGATGGGGGTTGCAGGGGGAACTGTAAAATCAAAAACTGCTGTACGGAGAGCAGAACAGTGGGCGAATCGACCCCCTCTGCGAGCCtcaggggagaagagaaacctATTGTGGGCGGAGGGAATCGACAAGGAGATTCCCTGGGATGTAATGGATGGTATGCCTACTATGGCCTTAGAAAAGCTCATCTGA